Below is a window of candidate division WOR-3 bacterium DNA.
AAAACAAGCATTTGAACGAGCATTAGACAAAGAAGTGATTATCCCAGAAAATTTTTTAGTAATGGGCGCAATTGGTTCAGCAATCCTTGCTCGAGAACATATCAATCGGCATAATAAATCTACTAACTTTGCTGGTTTTGAAATTGCAGAAATAAAATTTGAAACTAAGGCATTTGAATGTAAAGATTGTCCCAATAATTGCGAAGTCATTGAAACCTATCGGCAAGATAAAATCATTGACCGTTATGGTGACCGCTGCGGTAAATGGTCAGAAAAAATATAATATTCCTTTTTTACTACAACATTCGTAAGGGTTATAAATGGAATAAAATATTTTAATCTAAAAATTTTCCTTATTTTTCTTACAACTTAAACTAATTTTCGGATAAGGCTTAGATTAACGATTAATTTAGTTCGGACATTAAGAAAATACTTTTTTAAGTATATCTATTTTCTATATCCAATCAATGCTAAATTGCGACCTGCATTTTTCTCTCTTCTTGCCGAATAGAATAAATCTTTTTGACAATAACTACACATCCCAATGTCTGCTATTGAGATAAGTCCTAATTGTCTAAGTAATGTATGATTCACTTGTTTTAGGTCTAAATATACTTTGTTATCGCGATGAACTATTGAATTGGAGATATTTCTTTTTTGACAAAACTCATCAAAAAGGGTTGCAACCTCTGGTCCGATCTCATAACAACAAACACCTATTGATGGACCAAATGCATAATATATCTGTTCGGGTTGCAGATTAAATCTCACTAAGAGAGTTTTAGCCATTTTCGGGCCGATTTCTTTTAAGGTTCCTCTCCATCCGCTATGCACAATTCCTATAATCTTTTTCTCAGGACTAAAAAAATAGATTGGCAAACAATCAGCAACTTTAACGCCAATAAAAGTATTTATCTGGTCAGTAAACAAACCATCGCCAAGCAACGCTGGGCTATCGGCAAAATCTTGGTTAACATACCAAATAACATCTGAATGAGTTTGGTAAAGCGTCACGATTCGGTTAATCCCCAAATTAAGATAATTAGAAGATGATTGACGGGTAAAGAAGAGACATAATAGATTTTCTAATTCTGGTTTTTCGAATACAAGCCTAAAGAATTTTAGATTATTATTTTCTTCAAATCGCCAAACCTTATCTAAGGTATCTTTATTCACGGTCGTATTTCTTATTTCTCAAAATGTTGTTTGAGTTATCGCACCAATATTATTAATGTATCTTCATATCTTTAATCACCAATTGAATTTTAGTCTTACCGGCAAAACAATGTTCATCAAAAGTATAGACAATATCAAGATGATTCTCTTTTCCTTTTTGCAGTTTTAATATCACATCGCTTCGGCCAAAAGCGATGGCTTCCAATACTTTATCTTTATTCTCTCTAACACTAAACTTAAGATGTTCCTGACCAACGACGCGAGGGTAACCGACGACTTCTAAGCCTGATGTCATAAAAACAGGGCAGGGATTTTCTTGACCAAATGGCTCAAACTTTTGGATTATTTTAAGTAATTCTGGAGTTATTTCATGCAAAGAAATCAGTCCATCAATATAAAGTTTTCTTTGTAAAAATTCATCGGGTAAATTTTCTTGAGCGTAAATTTGTATTTTTTCCGCAAACTCATCAATCTTATCTTTGGCTAAAAGCACACCACAAGCATATTTATGACCGCCGAAACTCAATAGTGAATCTTGACAAGATTTGAGTGCTTGATAGAGATTAAACCCAGGAATACTCCGACCTGAACCTTTAGCCCGGTCTTCTTTAATGGTTAAAAGAATTGTTGGTCGAAAATATCTATCGACCAATCGTGAAGCACCAATTCCCACTACAC
It encodes the following:
- the pgeF gene encoding peptidoglycan editing factor PgeF, which produces MNKDTLDKVWRFEENNNLKFFRLVFEKPELENLLCLFFTRQSSSNYLNLGINRIVTLYQTHSDVIWYVNQDFADSPALLGDGLFTDQINTFIGVKVADCLPIYFFSPEKKIIGIVHSGWRGTLKEIGPKMAKTLLVRFNLQPEQIYYAFGPSIGVCCYEIGPEVATLFDEFCQKRNISNSIVHRDNKVYLDLKQVNHTLLRQLGLISIADIGMCSYCQKDLFYSARREKNAGRNLALIGYRK